A genome region from Setaria italica strain Yugu1 chromosome III, Setaria_italica_v2.0, whole genome shotgun sequence includes the following:
- the LOC101770514 gene encoding mitochondrial proton/calcium exchanger protein, which produces MASRAIIRRRKYLLDHVNTPILSSSPFSTFQRGRSGLEVEPRTAQKFLEQSSGDSKCEKEQCSVNLIKKDLLGLGNGFLRCPAHVISLSHRGIGRNEFGLPMGARSLLQSVRTASTATAGQPKMDMDDEQSEDQKQNKKKKEASPEECDQAVEGLSTAKAKAKAKQVQESLKAGQSVMQKFWGRILGIGPALRAVASMSRADWAAKLKHWKDEFISTLQHYWLGTKLLWADAKISSRLLVKLAGGKSLSRRERQQLTRTTADIFRLVPFAVFIIVPFMEFLLPVFLKLFPNMLPSTFQDKMKEQEALKRKLKARMEYAKFLQDTAKEMAKEVQTSRSGETKQTAEDLDEFLNKVRRGERVSNDEILNFAKLFNDELTLDNMSRPRLVNMCKYMGIQPFGTDNYLRFMLRKKLQDIKNDDKMIQAEGLESLSEEELRQACRERGHLGLLSTEEMRQQLRDWLDLSLNHAMPSSLLILSRAFTVSGRMKPEEAVVATLSSLPDEVVDTVGTVLPSEDSVSERRRKLEFLEMQEELIKEEEKKKEKEEKAKQKREEEAKLKEREAAEEDLALKEMTDATAREELRKAKEHDKEKLCNISRALAVLASASSVSKERQEFLSLVNKEIELYNSMLEKEGTEGEEEAKKAYFAAREEPDHDAEVAAEEKVSSALIEKVDAMLQELEKEIDDVDAEIGNRLQLLDRDHDGKVTPEEVAAAAAYLKDTIGKEGVQELISNLSKDKEGKILVEDIVRLASQTEEHNEEEEEARQ; this is translated from the exons ATGGCTTCAAGGGCAATCATTAGGAGAAGGAAGTATCTCTTGGATCATGTTAACACACCCATCCTCTCATCTTCCCCCTTCTCTACCTTCCAACGTGGAAGATCTGGTTTGGAGGTTGAGCCAAGAACAGCACAGAAGTTTCTAGAGCAAAGCTCTGGGGATTCCAAATGTGAGAAGGAGCAATGCAGTGTGAATTTGATCAAGAAGGATCTGCTAGGTCTTGGTAATGGGTTTCTGCGATGTCCAGCTCATGTGATTTCTCTTTCTCATCGTGGAATCGGAAGGAATGAGTTTGGGCTGCCCATGGGAGCTAGATCTTTGTTGCAGTCAGTGCGCACAGCATCAACCGCTACTGCAGGGCAACCTAAGATGGATATGGATGATGAACAGAGTGAGGACCAGAAGcagaataaaaagaaaaaggaggcaTCCCCAGAAGAATGCGATCAGGCTGTGGAAGGCTTAAGCACTGCAAAAGCTAAAGCTAAAGCTAAGCAGGTACAAGAATCTCTGAAGGCTGGCCAGTCAGTTATGCAgaaattttggggaagaattctTGGCATCGGTCCTGCTCTCCGAGCTGTTGCTTCAATGAGCAG GGCTGATTGGGCTGCAAAGCTTAAGCATTGGAAGGATGAATTCATTTCGACACTGCAGCATTATTGGTTGGGGACAAAGCTACTCTGGGCAGATGCTAAGATTTCATCAAGATTGCTGGTGAAGCTTGCTGGCGGGAAGAGCCTTTCTAGAAGAGAGAGACAACAGCTAACCCGCACAACAGCTGATATCTTCAGGCTGGTACCATTCGCTGTGTTCATCATTGTTCCATTCATGGAGTTCTTACTACCGGTGTTCCTCAAGTTGTTTCCAAACATGCTGCCGTCAACTTTCCAGGACAAAATGAAAGAACAG GAAGCGTTAAAAAGGAAACTGAAAGCAAGGATGGAGTATGCAAAATTTTTGCAAGATACTGCAAAAGAAATGGCAAAGGAAGTGCAAACTTCGCGTAGTGGAGAAACAAAACAGACAGCTGAAGATCTGGACGAATTTTTGAACAAG GTTAGGAGAGGTGAACGCGTCTCTAATGATGAAATCTTGAATTTTGCGAAGCTGTTCAATGATGAACTTACTCTGGATAACATGAGCAG ACCACGCTTGGTAAATATGTGCAAATATATGGGTATCCAGCCATTTGGTACAGACAACTACTTGAGGTTCATGCTTCGCAAAAAACTGCAAGA CATTAAGAATGATGATAAGATGATTCAAGCTGAGGGACTTGAATCTCTTTCTGAAGAAGAGCTTCGGCAAGCCTGCCGGGAACGTGGTCACCTTGGCCTGCTGTCAACTGAAGAGATGCGCCAACAG CTCCGAGACTGGTTGGACCTCTCACTAAACCATGCTATGCCATCTTCACTTCTAATACTTTCAAG AGCTTTTACTGTGTCTGGGAGAATGAAGCCTGAGGAGGCTGTTGTTGCAACACTATCTTCTCTACCAGATGAAGTTGTGGATACAGTTGGGACAGTATTGCCATCTGAGGATTCAGTTTCTGAGAGGAGAAGAAAATTGGAATTCCTTGAGATGCAGGAAGAGCTTATCAAG gaggaagagaagaagaaagagaaagaagaaaaggcaaaacaaaagagagaagaggaggcaAAGCTGAAAGAACGAGAGGCTGCTGAAGAAGATTTAGCGTTGAAGGAAATGACTGATGCTACTGCTAGGGAAGAACTGAGAAAAGCAAAAGAACATGACAAGGAAAAGCTCTGTAATATCAGCCGTGCATTGGCTGTGCTTGCATCTGCCTCT TCTGTTAGCAAAGAGCGTCAAGAGTTCCTGAGCCTTGTCAACAAGGAG ATAGAGCTATATAACTCCATGCTCGAGAAAGAGGGTActgaaggcgaagaagaagctaAGAAAGCATATTTTGCTGCTAGGGAAGAGCCAGACCATGATGCTGAGGTTGCTGCAGAAGAAAAGGTCTCATCAGCGCTGATTGAGAAG GTTGATGCTATGCTTCAAGAATTAGAAAAGGAGATTGATGATGTGGATGCAGAAATTGGAAACCGCTTGCAACTGCTTGATAG GGACCATGATGGCAAGGTGACTCCCGAggaggtggccgccgcggctgccTATCTCAAGGACACCATTGGAAAGGAAGGCGTGCaagagctcatcagcaacctttCCAAGGACAAAG AAGGAAAGATCCTGGTGGAAGATATTGTGAGGCTAGCATCGCAAACAGAGGAACAcaacgaggaggaagaggaagcacgGCAGTAG
- the LOC105914080 gene encoding calphotin-like: protein MASTLTAAFAILVVIAVAVQPARGAQLACEELPPDVCAFAVSSGGRRCVLERTPEGAHRCQTSAVGGARGLAAGWVETDACVRACGVDRAALGLPVASAAAEDRRTLRALCSPACWDGCPNVVDLYATLAAAEGMSLPALCEAQKKAANRRMMMAGMAPVGAPVVAPAAPPVVAPPVAPPVAEPPVVAPPPCEEW from the exons ATGGCTTCCACTCTCACCGCCGCGTTCGCCATTCTCGTCGTCATCGCCGTCGCTGTGCAGCCGGCTCGTG GTGCCCAGCTGGCGTGCGAGGAGCTGCCGCCGGACGTGTGCGCGTTCGCGGTATcgtcgggcgggcggcggtgcgtGCTGGAGCGCACGCCGGAGGGCGCACACCGGTGCCAGACgtcggcggtgggcggcgcgcggggcctGGCCGCCGGGTGGGTGGAGACCGACGCCTGCGTGCGCGCCTGCGGGGTGGACCGCGCCGCGCTGGGCCTCCCCGTGGCCAGCGCCGCGGCCGAGGACCGCCGCACCCTCCGGGCGCTCTGCTCGCCGGCGTGCTGGGACGGGTGCCCCAATGTCGTCGACCTCTacgccaccctcgccgccgctgaaG GTATGTCGCTGCCGGCGCTCTGCGAGGCgcagaagaaggccgccaaccGCCGCATGATGATGGCCGGTATGGCTCCAGTCGGCGCTCCGGTcgtggctccggcggcgcccccgGTCGTGGCTCCTCCGGTCGCGCCTCCGGTGGCTGAGCCTCCGGTGGTTGCGCCGCCTCCATGCGAGGAATGGTGA